From Longimicrobium sp., the proteins below share one genomic window:
- a CDS encoding VWA domain-containing protein — MRYTQYGKYTGNLADALNLQALLDQLSDFLLQSGFAGGQYWHPYWGDFGGEDDRSLDALKDALLRALLESGMLTPEMVAELRGDGEPNEEVREQIAELLDRLIQRLVEEGYLNLAAPPQMPSGYTEATGPAKLDEAREASRQVEFSLTGKGIDFLGYRTLRHLLSAMGKSSFGSHETPHLATGVEAEAASRPYEFGDTLNLDIPATLKSALAREGLSGDGTIALDYGDLHVHQAEYRSSCATVLLLDTSHSMILYGEDRFTPAKKVALALTHLIRTQFPGDTLKVVTFGDEAEEIPLSRLAHAQVGPFHTNTAAGLKLARRLLLAQNKDMRQVVMITDGKPSAVTMPDGRVYKNSMGLDSLVLRETFREVGACRKSGILINTFMLARDPALVAFVNQVSAIARGKAYFTSTMTLGQYIMRDFLRRRTRRAG; from the coding sequence ATGCGCTACACGCAGTACGGCAAGTACACCGGCAACCTGGCCGACGCGCTGAACCTGCAGGCGCTCCTGGACCAGCTTTCCGACTTCCTCCTGCAGAGCGGGTTCGCGGGCGGGCAGTACTGGCACCCGTACTGGGGCGACTTCGGCGGCGAGGACGACCGTTCGCTCGACGCGCTGAAGGACGCGCTCCTCCGGGCGCTCCTGGAGAGCGGGATGCTCACCCCCGAGATGGTGGCCGAGCTGCGCGGCGACGGCGAGCCGAACGAGGAGGTGCGCGAGCAGATCGCCGAGCTGCTGGACCGGCTGATCCAGCGCCTGGTGGAGGAAGGCTACCTGAACCTCGCCGCGCCCCCGCAGATGCCGTCCGGCTACACCGAGGCCACGGGGCCGGCGAAGCTCGACGAGGCGCGCGAGGCCTCGCGCCAGGTGGAGTTCTCGCTCACGGGGAAGGGGATCGACTTCCTGGGCTACCGGACGCTGCGCCACCTGCTCTCGGCGATGGGAAAGTCGAGCTTCGGCTCGCACGAGACGCCGCACCTGGCCACCGGCGTCGAGGCCGAGGCCGCCAGCCGCCCGTACGAGTTCGGCGACACGCTGAACCTGGACATCCCCGCCACCCTCAAGAGCGCCCTGGCCCGCGAGGGCCTGAGCGGCGACGGCACCATCGCGCTCGACTACGGCGACCTGCACGTGCACCAGGCCGAGTACCGCTCGAGCTGCGCCACGGTGCTCCTGCTGGACACCAGCCACTCGATGATCCTCTACGGCGAGGACCGCTTCACCCCGGCCAAGAAGGTGGCGCTGGCGCTCACGCACCTGATCCGCACCCAGTTCCCCGGCGACACCCTCAAGGTGGTCACCTTCGGCGACGAGGCCGAGGAGATCCCGCTCTCGCGGCTGGCGCACGCACAGGTGGGCCCCTTCCACACGAACACGGCGGCTGGCCTTAAGTTGGCACGGCGGCTGCTGTTGGCGCAGAACAAGGACATGCGGCAGGTGGTGATGATCACCGACGGGAAGCCTTCGGCCGTCACCATGCCCGACGGGCGGGTCTACAAGAACTCGATGGGGCTGGACTCGCTGGTGCTGCGGGAGACCTTTCGCGAGGTGGGGGCGTGCCGCAAGAGCGGGATCCTGATCAACACCTTCATGCTGGCCCGCGACCCGGCGCTGGTGGCGTTCGTGAACCAGGTGTCGGCGATCGCCCGCGGCAAGGCGTACTTCACCAGCACCATGACGCTGGGCCAGTACATCATGCGCGACTTCCTGCGCCGCAGGACGCGCCGGGCGGGGTGA
- the mutY gene encoding A/G-specific adenine glycosylase translates to MPEPFPHPARLAGARASVLAWYAAHRRDLPWRAAPGEAPDPYRVWLSEVMLQQTRVETVRPYYRRWLERFPTLQALAAAPLDDVLKAWEGLGYYSRARNFHRAVREVAMRYQGAVPDSPEAFRALPGVGRYTAGAVMSIAFGKAEPVVDGNVRRVFARWLDQPDPSERDLWKLAEALVPGSDPGELNQALMELGATVCTPRGPRCEVCPASHFCGAYAAGTQEERPARRKARPLPHEDTAVAVVEHEGRTLLARRPLDARLGGMWAFPCVVRRRGEEVGAAAERAAREGLALEVRAGESVGVVEHAFTHVRATYRAVRCALVGGVPRALRYDDWAWAAPDEIASYALPVAQKRIAALMGNRE, encoded by the coding sequence GTGCCCGAGCCCTTCCCCCACCCGGCGCGCCTGGCCGGGGCGCGCGCGAGCGTGCTGGCCTGGTACGCCGCGCACCGACGCGACCTGCCGTGGCGGGCCGCCCCCGGCGAGGCGCCCGACCCGTACCGCGTCTGGCTGTCGGAGGTGATGCTCCAGCAGACGCGCGTCGAGACGGTGCGGCCGTACTACCGGCGCTGGCTGGAGCGCTTCCCCACGCTCCAGGCGCTGGCCGCGGCGCCGCTGGACGACGTGCTCAAGGCCTGGGAAGGGCTGGGCTACTACTCGCGTGCCCGCAACTTCCACCGTGCGGTGCGGGAGGTGGCGATGCGGTACCAGGGAGCCGTGCCGGACAGCCCGGAGGCGTTCCGGGCGCTGCCGGGGGTGGGGCGCTACACGGCGGGGGCGGTGATGTCCATCGCCTTCGGGAAGGCGGAGCCGGTGGTGGACGGCAACGTGCGGCGGGTGTTCGCGCGCTGGCTGGACCAGCCGGACCCCAGCGAGCGCGACCTGTGGAAGCTGGCCGAGGCGCTGGTCCCCGGCTCCGACCCCGGCGAGCTGAACCAGGCGCTGATGGAACTGGGCGCCACCGTCTGCACGCCGCGCGGGCCGCGCTGCGAGGTCTGCCCCGCCAGCCACTTCTGCGGCGCGTACGCGGCGGGGACGCAGGAGGAGCGCCCGGCGCGCCGCAAGGCGCGGCCGCTGCCGCATGAGGACACGGCTGTGGCGGTAGTGGAGCACGAGGGGCGCACCCTGCTGGCGCGCCGCCCGCTCGACGCGCGCCTGGGCGGGATGTGGGCCTTCCCCTGCGTGGTGCGCCGCCGCGGCGAGGAGGTGGGCGCCGCCGCCGAGCGGGCCGCGCGCGAGGGGCTGGCGCTGGAGGTCCGCGCGGGCGAGTCGGTGGGCGTCGTCGAGCACGCCTTCACCCACGTGCGCGCCACCTACCGCGCGGTGCGCTGCGCGCTGGTGGGCGGCGTCCCGCGCGCCCTGCGCTACGACGACTGGGCCTGGGCGGCCCCCGACGAGATC
- a CDS encoding MFS transporter, with the protein MNLEGPAPAPGRPEPPAPERAPPAPPPDAARTPPPRADAFAALRHRDFRVFYLGQLLSLAGGWMQTTAQGWLVLDLTDSELLLGVVTAVSSLPTLLFTLYAGAVADRTDKRRIILWADAAMAGIALALAVLTGTGRIGYPLLLGLVFLMGTANAFEVPTRQSFFVDLVGPRDLPNAIALNSSAFNASRIVGPAIAGWLIGAAGVAACFYANAVSFLAVIAGLLMMRLPPFRAPERTASTLENIREGLAYIRGTRVVRTLVWLIAAMSITAFPFTMLLPVFARDVLRVGATGLGWLLSATGTGALAAGIALAAWGGRFRRGRLVLGACLAFALCLTAFTLSRSFPLSMALLAMTGFTMILNNATLNALLQSLVPDRLRGRVMSVYVFMFIGMAPLGALQAGALARWLGAPAALRVGAAALVLVLAWIAWRIPELAETR; encoded by the coding sequence CTGAACCTGGAAGGCCCCGCCCCCGCGCCCGGCCGGCCGGAGCCGCCGGCGCCGGAGCGCGCGCCGCCCGCACCGCCCCCGGACGCCGCCCGGACGCCGCCGCCGCGCGCCGACGCCTTCGCGGCGCTGCGCCACCGCGACTTCCGCGTCTTCTACCTGGGCCAGCTCCTGTCGCTGGCCGGCGGGTGGATGCAGACCACCGCGCAGGGGTGGCTGGTGCTGGACCTCACCGACTCCGAGCTCCTGCTGGGGGTGGTGACCGCCGTCTCCTCGCTCCCCACGCTGCTCTTCACCCTGTACGCCGGCGCGGTGGCCGACCGCACCGACAAGCGGCGGATCATCCTGTGGGCCGACGCGGCGATGGCGGGGATCGCGCTGGCGCTGGCCGTGCTCACCGGCACGGGGCGCATCGGCTACCCGCTCCTGCTGGGTCTCGTGTTCCTGATGGGGACGGCCAACGCCTTCGAGGTCCCCACCCGGCAGTCGTTCTTCGTGGATCTGGTGGGCCCGCGCGACCTCCCCAACGCCATCGCGCTCAACTCCTCGGCGTTCAACGCCAGTCGCATCGTGGGGCCGGCCATCGCGGGGTGGCTGATCGGGGCGGCGGGGGTGGCGGCGTGCTTCTACGCCAACGCCGTCTCGTTCCTGGCGGTGATCGCGGGGCTGCTGATGATGCGGCTGCCGCCCTTCCGCGCCCCCGAGCGCACCGCCTCGACGCTGGAGAACATCCGCGAGGGGCTCGCCTACATCCGCGGCACGCGGGTGGTGCGCACGCTGGTGTGGCTGATCGCGGCGATGTCGATCACCGCCTTCCCGTTCACGATGCTCCTTCCCGTCTTCGCGCGCGACGTGCTCCGGGTGGGCGCCACCGGGCTCGGCTGGCTCCTCTCGGCGACGGGGACGGGGGCGCTGGCGGCGGGGATCGCGCTGGCGGCGTGGGGCGGGCGCTTCCGGCGCGGGCGGCTGGTGCTGGGGGCGTGCCTGGCATTCGCGCTCTGCCTGACGGCCTTCACGCTCTCGCGCTCGTTCCCGCTCTCGATGGCCCTGCTGGCCATGACCGGCTTCACCATGATCCTGAACAACGCCACGCTCAACGCGCTCCTCCAGTCGCTGGTGCCCGACCGGCTGCGCGGGCGGGTGATGTCGGTGTACGTGTTCATGTTCATCGGGATGGCGCCCCTGGGCGCGCTCCAGGCCGGGGCGCTGGCCCGCTGGCTGGGTGCGCCCGCCGCGCTCCGGGTGGGCGCGGCCGCGCTGGTGCTGGTCCTGGCCTGGATCGCCTGGCGCATTCCCGAGCTGGCCGAGACGCGGTAG
- a CDS encoding DUF1569 domain-containing protein, translating to MKKTIFDPEARASLLARMERIPPDRAPAWGKMSAPQMLCHVSDALRSALGDLPVRSKGKKLFTHPVMRWLLIYVLPWPKGAPTAPELLTTGPAEWRADLAAFRELAERMAARDPGGAWPAHPLFGALSGKAWGDLTYRHLDHHLRQFGG from the coding sequence ATGAAGAAGACGATCTTCGACCCCGAGGCCCGCGCCTCTCTGCTCGCGCGGATGGAGCGCATCCCGCCCGACCGTGCGCCCGCGTGGGGGAAGATGAGCGCGCCGCAGATGCTCTGCCACGTGAGCGACGCGCTGCGCTCCGCGCTGGGCGACCTGCCGGTGCGCTCGAAGGGAAAGAAGCTGTTCACCCACCCGGTGATGCGCTGGCTGCTGATCTACGTGCTCCCCTGGCCGAAGGGCGCGCCCACCGCGCCCGAGCTGCTGACCACGGGGCCGGCGGAGTGGCGCGCAGACCTGGCCGCCTTCCGCGAGCTGGCCGAGCGGATGGCGGCGCGCGACCCCGGCGGCGCCTGGCCCGCCCACCCGCTCTTCGGCGCCCTGTCGGGGAAGGCCTGGGGCGACCTCACGTACCGCCACCTGGACCACCACCTGCGCCAGTTCGGCGGGTGA